One genomic region from Haloterrigena gelatinilytica encodes:
- a CDS encoding DUF5789 family protein yields the protein MADDKKGRNKQADDEERRQRERELQEARERNDEPEPIDPALDDELENREYPTTADELVGAHGDREVDTRDGSKPLEDVLAPIEDESYDSADAVRARIRELTDR from the coding sequence ATGGCAGACGACAAGAAGGGCCGAAACAAGCAAGCCGACGACGAGGAGCGACGCCAGCGGGAGCGAGAACTTCAGGAAGCGCGCGAGCGCAACGACGAACCCGAACCGATCGACCCCGCGCTCGACGACGAACTCGAGAACCGCGAGTATCCGACGACGGCCGACGAACTCGTCGGCGCCCACGGCGACCGGGAGGTCGACACGCGGGACGGATCGAAACCCCTCGAGGACGTGCTCGCCCCGATCGAGGACGAATCGTACGATTCCGCCGACGCCGTCCGGGCTCGGATTCGGGAACTGACCGATCGTTGA
- a CDS encoding 3-hydroxyacyl-CoA dehydrogenase/enoyl-CoA hydratase family protein: MSLDSIDRVAVLGAGNMGHGITEVTAMAGYDVTMRDIEDEFVEDGYESIEWSLQKLEEKELIDESAETVLERIDTTTDLEAAVADADLVIEAAPEELDLKHDIFSDLEEYTGEDTLLATNTSSLPITDIAEAVDTPERVLGLHFFNPPVKMDLVEVIYGRDTSDEAAEAGYEWVESIGKTPIYVRKDVRGFVVNTIVGPFGGEPAFMVSNGETTIREADATMVHERGYPMGPFELADLTGIDVGYHVRKEGGSPIPPITEKKVEAGDLGRKTGKGFYDYEDGDGADYEPEDAGDFDWLRVEARMINRAAFLVGEDVATPEEVDTGVQLGLGFPEGICRRADKLGLDTVLEKLETRYEETGADRFEPHPYLEELVAEGKTGEDAGAGFYDYGDDELGPYHDLNYELEDGVLRVELDRPSRMNALSGDLLAEIDDLFSSIDADEIRCATIEGAGDRAFSAGADISEFSDAEPTDLMDVTPAFETVNEFPRPVLAKIDGFCLGAGLELALACDLRVATERSAFGAPEITLGLIPGGGGTQRLLRVLGETRAKELVFRGNHIDADRAEEWGLINRSVERDEFDDTVAAFVDDLRNGPPLGLEVAKKVMNEGQDASMEAALTMESQGFGLLSSTDDVLEGTTAFAEDRDPEFEGE, encoded by the coding sequence ATGTCACTCGACAGCATCGACCGCGTCGCCGTGCTGGGCGCGGGGAACATGGGACACGGGATCACCGAAGTGACCGCGATGGCCGGCTACGACGTCACGATGCGGGACATCGAAGACGAGTTCGTCGAGGACGGCTACGAGTCCATCGAGTGGAGCCTGCAGAAACTCGAGGAGAAGGAGCTGATCGACGAGTCGGCCGAGACGGTCCTCGAGCGGATCGACACGACGACGGATCTCGAGGCGGCCGTCGCCGACGCCGACCTCGTGATCGAGGCCGCCCCCGAGGAGCTGGACCTGAAACACGACATCTTCAGCGACTTAGAGGAGTACACCGGCGAGGACACCCTGCTGGCGACGAACACCTCGAGTCTGCCGATCACGGACATCGCGGAGGCCGTCGACACGCCCGAGCGCGTGCTCGGCCTGCACTTCTTCAACCCGCCGGTGAAGATGGATCTCGTGGAGGTCATCTACGGGCGGGACACCAGCGACGAGGCGGCCGAAGCGGGCTATGAGTGGGTCGAGTCGATCGGCAAGACGCCGATCTACGTCCGCAAGGACGTCCGCGGCTTCGTCGTCAACACCATCGTCGGCCCCTTCGGCGGCGAGCCCGCGTTCATGGTCTCGAACGGCGAGACCACGATCCGAGAGGCCGACGCCACGATGGTCCACGAGCGGGGCTACCCGATGGGGCCGTTCGAACTCGCCGACCTGACCGGCATCGACGTCGGCTACCACGTTCGCAAGGAGGGCGGCAGCCCGATTCCGCCGATCACCGAGAAGAAGGTCGAGGCCGGAGACCTCGGCCGGAAGACCGGCAAGGGCTTCTACGACTACGAGGACGGCGACGGCGCCGACTACGAGCCCGAGGACGCGGGCGACTTCGACTGGCTCCGCGTCGAGGCCCGGATGATCAACCGCGCCGCCTTCCTCGTCGGCGAGGACGTCGCCACGCCCGAGGAGGTCGACACGGGTGTCCAGCTCGGGCTCGGCTTCCCCGAGGGCATCTGCCGGCGCGCCGACAAGCTCGGCCTCGATACGGTCCTCGAGAAACTCGAGACCCGCTACGAGGAGACGGGTGCCGACCGCTTCGAGCCCCACCCGTACCTCGAGGAACTCGTCGCGGAGGGGAAGACCGGCGAGGACGCCGGCGCGGGCTTCTACGACTACGGCGACGACGAACTCGGTCCCTACCACGACCTGAACTACGAGCTCGAGGACGGCGTCCTGCGGGTCGAACTGGACCGTCCCTCGCGGATGAACGCCCTCTCGGGAGACCTGCTCGCGGAGATCGACGACCTGTTCTCGTCGATCGACGCCGACGAGATTCGGTGTGCGACCATCGAGGGCGCGGGCGACCGCGCGTTCAGTGCCGGCGCCGACATCTCCGAATTCAGCGACGCCGAGCCGACGGACCTGATGGACGTCACTCCCGCGTTCGAGACGGTCAACGAGTTCCCCCGTCCCGTCCTCGCGAAGATCGACGGCTTCTGTCTCGGCGCCGGTCTCGAACTCGCACTCGCCTGCGATCTGCGCGTCGCGACCGAGCGCTCCGCGTTCGGCGCCCCCGAAATCACCCTCGGGCTGATCCCCGGCGGCGGCGGCACCCAACGGCTCCTCCGCGTGCTCGGCGAGACCCGCGCGAAGGAACTCGTCTTCCGCGGCAACCACATCGACGCCGACCGCGCCGAGGAGTGGGGGCTCATCAACCGCTCCGTCGAGCGCGACGAGTTCGACGACACCGTCGCGGCGTTCGTCGACGACCTCCGCAACGGGCCGCCGCTCGGCCTCGAGGTCGCCAAGAAGGTCATGAACGAAGGCCAGGACGCGAGCATGGAAGCCGCCCTCACGATGGAGAGCCAGGGCTTCGGCCTGCTGTCCAGCACCGACGACGTGCTCGAGGGCACGACGGCCTTCGCTGAGGACCGCGACCCCGAATTCGAGGGCGAGTAA
- a CDS encoding PaaI family thioesterase, which produces MQDPEDLTDADDATGWPEWQSFVDSHGYLSWLDVRVESLEEGHAVLAVDHDEEFENPVGSDGYDPIHGGIVATLIDTASAFALRSTFDDPSEAGLTTTDLNVSYLRPATGDLRAEAEVVRAGRTSGVTQVSVVGADGEAAVGRTTYRLFRSGGAEGAGGR; this is translated from the coding sequence ATGCAGGACCCCGAGGACCTGACGGACGCGGACGACGCCACCGGCTGGCCCGAGTGGCAGTCGTTCGTCGACAGCCACGGCTACCTCTCGTGGCTCGACGTCCGCGTCGAATCTCTCGAGGAGGGTCATGCAGTCCTCGCCGTCGACCACGACGAGGAGTTCGAGAACCCGGTCGGTTCGGACGGCTACGACCCGATCCACGGCGGCATCGTCGCCACGCTGATCGACACCGCCAGCGCGTTCGCGCTTCGCTCGACGTTCGACGACCCGAGCGAGGCCGGACTGACGACGACCGACCTCAACGTCTCCTACCTCCGGCCGGCGACGGGCGACCTCCGGGCCGAGGCGGAGGTCGTTCGCGCGGGCAGGACGTCCGGCGTCACGCAGGTGTCGGTCGTCGGCGCCGACGGCGAGGCGGCCGTCGGCCGGACGACCTACCGGCTGTTTCGGAGCGGCGGCGCCGAGGGCGCGGGCGGTCGCTGA
- a CDS encoding Lrp/AsnC family transcriptional regulator: MTDDEQPNWDFKDRDIAILCELSKDPQLSSRELTSVLKAEYDIDVSHVTVSESIRRMRDEGVFREAIIPNEEYYTFALFEFKFNTEHFEDGWRDAMEYIQGSKHTLFYFLSDGEYQWKTVMMFRSSEQISKWIHNCYKEHGDVIANIRNSSVHNVLKFRTDPQIYEDLRSDQTE; this comes from the coding sequence ATGACTGACGACGAGCAACCGAACTGGGATTTCAAGGATCGCGACATCGCTATCCTCTGTGAGCTCTCGAAGGATCCGCAGCTCTCCTCGCGGGAACTGACGAGCGTGCTCAAGGCCGAGTACGACATCGACGTCTCGCACGTCACCGTCAGCGAGTCGATCCGACGGATGCGCGACGAGGGCGTGTTCAGAGAGGCGATCATCCCCAACGAGGAGTACTACACCTTCGCGCTGTTCGAGTTCAAGTTCAACACCGAGCACTTCGAGGACGGCTGGCGCGACGCGATGGAGTACATTCAGGGCAGCAAGCACACGCTGTTTTACTTCCTCTCCGACGGAGAGTACCAGTGGAAGACCGTCATGATGTTCCGGAGCTCAGAGCAGATCTCGAAGTGGATCCACAACTGCTACAAGGAACACGGCGACGTCATCGCGAACATCCGGAACTCCTCGGTCCACAACGTGCTCAAGTTCCGGACCGATCCGCAGATCTACGAGGACTTGCGCAGCGATCAGACCGAGTAG